A DNA window from Nitrospira sp. contains the following coding sequences:
- a CDS encoding C-type cytochrome (MaGe:77309151): MKMSWHLMMVLGLGLVVAGCGGGEGGGEGPVVPPPPAPAEYADKHMPAGWWADAAKLEEGRKLFIGETNPDVNCASCHGKDGKPVKAGARDFRVGDRMKLYSDAVWFWRISEGVPNTKMKAWKSKLSDEDRWKLVLFESSFGLAGKGWDEGKKAWVDAASVAAAPAAASAPAAAPEAGK; the protein is encoded by the coding sequence ATGAAAATGTCGTGGCATTTGATGATGGTGCTGGGTTTGGGTTTAGTGGTGGCTGGTTGCGGAGGTGGTGAAGGCGGCGGTGAAGGTCCGGTGGTTCCGCCTCCTCCTGCTCCTGCTGAGTATGCTGATAAGCACATGCCTGCGGGCTGGTGGGCGGATGCTGCCAAGCTTGAAGAAGGTCGGAAGCTTTTCATCGGCGAGACAAATCCTGATGTAAATTGTGCCAGCTGTCACGGTAAGGATGGCAAGCCGGTCAAGGCGGGTGCGCGCGATTTTCGCGTCGGCGATCGGATGAAGTTGTATTCTGATGCCGTGTGGTTCTGGCGCATTTCCGAAGGTGTGCCGAACACCAAGATGAAGGCCTGGAAGAGCAAGTTGTCCGATGAAGATCGATGGAAGCTCGTGTTGTTCGAAAGCAGCTTCGGGCTGGCCGGCAAGGGTTGGGATGAAGGTAAGAAGGCCTGGGTTGATGCGGCTTCTGTTGCGGCTGCACCTGCAGCGGCCTCTGCCCCTGCGGCGGCCCCGGAAGCCGGCAAGTAG